Sequence from the Coriobacteriia bacterium genome:
GGTGGCGAATCAGTGAACGGAAGGAGCAATCACCCTGGAACCCCGTGAAATCGCACTGCTCGCCGCCGAGGCGGCAGCCGAGAAGAAGGCAGCGGACATCGTGGTGTTGGACGTGGCCGAGACGCTCGTCATCACCGCGTTCTTCGTGGTAGCGACGGGCTCGAGCGATCGTCAGGTGAAGAGCATCGCCGATGAGGTCGAGGACCAGCTGCGCGAGAAGGCCGGCGTGAAGCCCATCGGCCGGGAAGGCGAGCGCGAAGGCAAGTGGGTGCTGCTGGACTTCGGCGACTTGGTCGTGCATGTGTTCCAGCCGGAGGAGCGTGACTTCTACCGGCTCGAAAAGCTGTGGTCCGACGCGCCGCGCGTGGAGCTTCCCGCGTCGGTGGCCGAGCAGACGGCGCCCCAGCCGGAGGCCGCCAACTCGTGAAGCGGGGCCTCAGGGTCTACGGGGTTCAGCTCGCGCTCATAGCCGTGGCGGCCGTGTGGGGCGGGACGTTCGTCGTCGTCAAGGACGCGGTGTCACAGTACCCGCTCTACGCGTTCCTGGCGCTTCGCTTCGCGATCGCCGTCGTGGCGTTCGCGGTCGTGCTCCCCTCATCACTCACCCGCCTGCGCAGAGACACGCTCGGTGTGGGGCTTCTTGCCGGGGTGTTCCTGACCGCAGGCTACGTGTTCCAGACCTGGGGCCTGCAGGGTACCAGCGCCTCCAAAGCCGCGTTCATCACAGGCATGTTCGTGGTCATCACGCCAGCGCTCCAGGCGCTCGTGCTACGGCGGGTGCCAAGGCGCACGACGGTGCTCGGCGTGGTGCTCGCTGTTGCGGGGCTGTGGCTCCTCTCCGGTGGCGGGGAGGGCGGATGGACGGTGGGGGATACCCGTGTGCTGCTCTGCGCGGTTGCGTACTCGGCGCACATGATCGTTCTCGGGGGCCTCGGCGACCGCCACGACGTACGTCCCCTGACGCTGGTACAGCTTGCCACCGTCGC
This genomic interval carries:
- the rsfS gene encoding ribosome silencing factor, translating into MTLEPREIALLAAEAAAEKKAADIVVLDVAETLVITAFFVVATGSSDRQVKSIADEVEDQLREKAGVKPIGREGEREGKWVLLDFGDLVVHVFQPEERDFYRLEKLWSDAPRVELPASVAEQTAPQPEAANS
- a CDS encoding DMT family transporter, producing the protein MKRGLRVYGVQLALIAVAAVWGGTFVVVKDAVSQYPLYAFLALRFAIAVVAFAVVLPSSLTRLRRDTLGVGLLAGVFLTAGYVFQTWGLQGTSASKAAFITGMFVVITPALQALVLRRVPRRTTVLGVVLAVAGLWLLSGGGEGGWTVGDTRVLLCAVAYSAHMIVLGGLGDRHDVRPLTLVQLATVAVVCGVVSVATEPIALPSETTVWVALVITGVFASAVAFAVQTYAQRFLSPSKTALILITEPAFGGVFGWIAGERLGVSGLAGSALILSGMVVAEMLGVGTEVGADAVEYEPSVEGPPVPLLDEGPETVPE